From one Thalassoroseus pseudoceratinae genomic stretch:
- a CDS encoding RluA family pseudouridine synthase — protein MPSPHSVTFRVEQLLNGVRVDTFLSRHLRNYTPFRLQRMITARLVHIDAVTVELDTRVRTGQWVTIHLTEPPDKLLEPEPGPLEILYEDPWLTVLNKPPDLVTHPVGEFQSGTLINRLQAYLDTQTPLPGLLRPGIVHRLDRMTSGAIVTVKEHIGHRGMSLQFERGQVRKTYLAIVEGEMPSDAGEINLPIGQSVRMPTVLVSTEPDARRQKAAVTQYEVVRRFSGYTLVRAFPLTGRVHQIRIHLASLGHPVVGDEFYGQWGVIKADATPTDREHRHALHAETVKFRHPLTHADITCTAPLPSDMETMLVELSS, from the coding sequence ATGCCGTCTCCACATTCAGTGACATTTCGCGTCGAACAATTGCTCAATGGCGTGCGGGTCGACACGTTCCTGTCCCGTCATCTCCGCAACTACACGCCGTTTCGGCTGCAACGGATGATCACCGCTCGTTTAGTCCACATTGACGCTGTCACCGTGGAACTCGACACCCGTGTGCGGACTGGGCAGTGGGTCACAATTCATCTCACCGAACCGCCAGACAAACTTTTGGAACCGGAACCGGGGCCGTTGGAAATTCTGTACGAAGACCCATGGCTCACGGTGCTCAATAAGCCACCAGATCTTGTGACACACCCGGTCGGCGAATTCCAATCCGGCACACTCATCAACCGTTTGCAAGCCTATCTTGATACACAAACGCCGCTGCCGGGGTTGCTCCGACCGGGCATTGTGCATCGACTCGACCGCATGACCAGCGGAGCAATTGTGACGGTCAAAGAGCACATCGGACACCGCGGAATGTCACTGCAATTTGAGCGTGGCCAAGTCCGGAAAACGTACCTAGCCATTGTGGAAGGCGAGATGCCTAGCGATGCGGGCGAGATCAACTTGCCGATCGGGCAGTCCGTGCGAATGCCGACGGTGCTGGTCTCGACAGAACCCGATGCCCGCCGACAGAAAGCCGCCGTGACTCAGTACGAAGTCGTGCGGCGGTTTTCTGGGTATACATTGGTGCGAGCGTTTCCGCTCACAGGGCGGGTCCACCAAATTCGGATTCACCTGGCATCACTCGGGCACCCCGTTGTGGGCGACGAATTTTACGGCCAATGGGGTGTCATCAAAGCTGACGCCACCCCGACCGATCGTGAACACCGTCACGCATTACACGCCGAAACGGTGAAGTTCCGCCATCCGCTCACGCACGCCGACATCACGTGCACCGCTCCGCTCCCCAGCGATATGGAAACAATGCTCGTTGAATTGTCGTCATGA
- the pheT gene encoding phenylalanine--tRNA ligase subunit beta, with the protein MLVSWNWLKEYVALEMSVEELTDRLTMSGLNLEGVHHPLESEVAIDLEVTSNRPDCLGHIGVAREISVLFDQELSIPTPHLVESTTKASDATSVSIEDESLCPQYIARVIRGVKIGPSPDWLVRRLQTASFRYNSEKQEYETYRPINNVVDITNYVMLECGQPLHAFDFHKLHGEKIVVRRAKSKEKLTAIDHKDYELSPENLVIADADRPVAIAGVMGGADTEVTEGTTDLLIEAADFAALSVRSTARKLKLHSDSSYRFERGVDPEGIDWTSRRCCELIHQIAGGDVLAGSVVAGRTEPPTRPPIVLRFSQLKRILGIEIPRETATRILVELGMEAGANPDTHTEFVPPSWRSDLTREADLIEEVARIHGYDKIPDDADVPLTASAPTLRERTVNTVRDILTAAGFFEAITPSLVTADSGSMFQSRPDTPPLAIEHSDFRRLNTLRQSLIPSLLESRRENERQSNANAQLFEIAKVYLAAKPGAAEEQVEPTMIGLVTGRSFRELKGVLETLAKRVNRTVTLEVKPSGIPQFIPGRGAEVLLNGEMWGWLGELDPEVGDRLSLQDPVTVAEVSLAALERLTDLTPQMEDLPKYPSMQRDFNFALDESVAWRELADTIQSSGGPLLESVEFDSQFRGKQLGANKKSYIARVTWRSPDRTLTSEEVETFQKAVIETVEKKLDASLR; encoded by the coding sequence ATGCTTGTCAGTTGGAATTGGTTGAAAGAATACGTGGCGCTCGAGATGTCGGTCGAGGAGTTGACCGATCGGCTGACGATGTCGGGGTTGAACCTCGAAGGCGTGCATCATCCGCTCGAAAGTGAAGTCGCGATCGATCTGGAAGTCACGAGCAATCGGCCGGATTGTTTGGGGCACATTGGGGTGGCTCGTGAGATCAGTGTGCTGTTCGATCAGGAATTGAGCATCCCCACGCCGCACCTTGTCGAATCGACCACGAAAGCCAGCGACGCGACCAGCGTAAGCATCGAGGATGAATCGCTGTGTCCGCAGTATATTGCCCGCGTGATTCGGGGCGTGAAGATTGGGCCGAGTCCCGATTGGCTGGTGCGACGGCTGCAAACCGCCAGTTTCCGCTACAACAGCGAGAAACAGGAATACGAAACCTACCGCCCGATCAACAATGTCGTGGACATCACTAATTACGTGATGCTCGAATGCGGACAACCGCTGCATGCCTTCGACTTCCACAAATTGCACGGTGAGAAAATCGTCGTGCGTCGAGCGAAGTCGAAAGAGAAACTGACGGCGATCGACCACAAGGATTACGAACTGAGTCCCGAGAACCTTGTGATTGCCGACGCCGACCGGCCGGTGGCGATTGCCGGTGTGATGGGCGGGGCGGATACGGAAGTCACCGAGGGCACAACGGACTTGCTGATTGAAGCGGCGGACTTCGCGGCTCTTTCGGTGCGTTCGACGGCTCGGAAATTGAAACTCCACAGCGATTCGTCCTACCGCTTCGAGCGTGGCGTCGATCCGGAGGGCATTGATTGGACCAGCCGACGGTGTTGCGAGTTAATCCATCAAATCGCCGGTGGCGATGTGTTAGCCGGTTCTGTCGTGGCAGGTCGCACGGAACCACCGACTCGTCCGCCGATTGTGCTACGGTTCTCTCAGTTGAAACGGATTTTGGGTATCGAGATTCCCCGCGAAACGGCGACGAGAATCCTCGTCGAGCTTGGGATGGAAGCAGGAGCGAACCCGGATACCCACACCGAGTTCGTGCCGCCGTCGTGGCGAAGTGACCTAACACGTGAAGCCGACTTGATCGAAGAAGTCGCTCGGATTCACGGTTACGACAAGATCCCCGACGACGCCGATGTGCCGTTGACTGCAAGTGCTCCCACGCTCCGCGAACGCACCGTCAACACGGTTCGCGACATCCTCACCGCCGCCGGTTTCTTCGAAGCGATTACGCCGTCACTAGTCACCGCCGATTCGGGTTCGATGTTCCAGTCACGACCAGACACGCCACCGCTGGCGATTGAGCATAGTGATTTTCGGCGACTCAACACGTTGCGGCAAAGTCTGATTCCCAGCCTCTTGGAAAGTCGCCGTGAGAATGAACGGCAAAGCAACGCGAACGCTCAATTGTTCGAGATTGCCAAGGTGTATCTCGCCGCCAAACCAGGAGCCGCGGAAGAACAGGTCGAACCGACGATGATCGGGCTCGTCACGGGACGGTCGTTCCGGGAACTCAAAGGTGTGCTGGAAACACTCGCGAAGCGGGTGAATCGCACGGTGACGCTCGAAGTGAAACCGTCGGGCATTCCGCAGTTCATCCCCGGTCGCGGTGCGGAAGTGCTGTTGAACGGCGAGATGTGGGGGTGGCTCGGTGAGTTGGACCCGGAGGTCGGCGACCGTCTGAGCTTGCAAGACCCCGTCACCGTGGCTGAAGTGAGTCTGGCCGCATTGGAGCGGTTGACCGATCTCACACCTCAAATGGAGGACTTGCCGAAATATCCCAGTATGCAACGGGATTTCAATTTCGCGCTCGACGAATCCGTCGCGTGGCGGGAGTTGGCGGATACGATTCAGTCGTCCGGTGGTCCGTTGCTGGAGTCTGTGGAGTTCGATAGTCAATTCCGAGGCAAGCAACTCGGTGCGAACAAGAAGTCCTACATCGCTCGGGTGACGTGGCGTTCGCCCGATCGCACGCTGACGTCGGAGGAAGTCGAAACGTTCCAGAAAGCCGTCATCGAGACTGTCGAGAAGAAGCTCGACGCATCGTTGCGGTAA
- a CDS encoding UbiD family decarboxylase has translation MGYRNLAACVADLEKHGELVRIEAEIDPHLEAAEVQRRVYQANGPAVYFAKVKGSRFPMVSNLFGTPDRTRLMFRDTLESVKALVRLKTDPAAAMKHPLRNLKFVRTLSHMLPRKSRRGPAIRHQTTLDQLPQLVSWPNDGGPFITLPAVYTEHPAKRSLMQSNLGMYRVQIAGNEYEPNKQIGLHYQIHRSIGVHHAAAIERGERLPVNIFIGGPPALPLSAVMPLPEGLSELTFAGAIGGRAMRMIVGHSPLPIYSEADFTIVGSIDPHATLPEGPFGDHLGYYSNRHEFPVMEVDAVYHREGAIWPFTTVGRPPQEDTSFGEIIHEITGPAIPSVIPGVHAVHAVDAAGVHPLLLAIGSERYVPYAQDRTPQELLTNANAILGQGQLSLAKFLLIAAKEDNPELDIHDIAAYFHHVLERVDWSRDLHFQTKTTIDTLDYSGQGFNQGSKVVIAAAGKPRRELGTEVPSEINWPSGVRNVRVCLPGVLAVETVDDCLCPPTDSTIGEKLQTFPLIVVVDDADFTARTLNNFLWVTFTRANPATDISGFDQFIEHKHWGCRGPLVIDARIKPHHAAPLIEDPEVTKRVDQLAAPGGPLHGII, from the coding sequence ATGGGCTATCGAAATCTCGCGGCGTGCGTGGCCGACTTGGAAAAACACGGGGAACTCGTGCGGATCGAGGCCGAAATCGATCCGCATCTCGAAGCCGCCGAAGTGCAACGTCGCGTCTACCAGGCCAATGGGCCGGCGGTCTACTTTGCCAAGGTGAAGGGCTCCCGGTTCCCGATGGTGTCCAATCTCTTCGGCACACCGGACCGCACACGGTTGATGTTCCGCGACACGTTGGAATCCGTGAAAGCGTTGGTGCGCCTGAAGACCGATCCGGCGGCGGCAATGAAACATCCGCTACGGAACTTGAAATTCGTCCGCACGCTCTCACACATGCTGCCCCGCAAGTCACGACGCGGACCGGCAATTCGGCACCAAACCACACTCGATCAGTTGCCGCAACTCGTGAGTTGGCCAAACGACGGCGGGCCGTTCATCACCCTCCCGGCGGTCTACACGGAACATCCTGCCAAACGGAGTTTGATGCAGTCGAACCTTGGTATGTATCGCGTGCAGATCGCGGGGAACGAATACGAGCCGAACAAGCAAATCGGGCTGCATTATCAAATTCATCGCAGCATCGGTGTCCATCATGCGGCGGCGATTGAACGGGGCGAACGGCTGCCAGTGAATATTTTCATCGGCGGACCACCCGCATTGCCACTCTCTGCCGTGATGCCGTTACCGGAGGGTCTGTCGGAACTTACGTTCGCCGGTGCGATCGGTGGCCGAGCGATGCGGATGATCGTTGGTCATTCGCCGTTGCCAATCTACTCCGAAGCTGATTTCACCATCGTCGGCAGCATCGATCCGCACGCCACGTTGCCCGAAGGACCATTTGGCGATCACCTCGGTTATTACTCGAACCGACACGAGTTTCCAGTGATGGAAGTGGATGCCGTCTACCATCGCGAGGGAGCGATCTGGCCGTTCACAACCGTCGGACGCCCACCGCAGGAAGACACGTCATTCGGGGAGATCATTCACGAAATCACTGGTCCAGCGATTCCGTCCGTCATTCCTGGCGTCCACGCAGTTCATGCCGTCGATGCGGCGGGTGTGCATCCGTTGCTGCTCGCGATCGGCAGTGAACGGTACGTGCCCTATGCCCAAGATCGCACGCCCCAAGAGTTGCTCACCAATGCCAACGCGATTCTCGGTCAGGGGCAACTTAGTCTCGCCAAATTCTTGCTCATTGCCGCCAAGGAGGACAATCCGGAGCTCGACATTCACGACATTGCAGCGTATTTCCATCACGTCTTGGAACGCGTCGATTGGTCTCGCGATCTGCACTTTCAGACGAAAACCACGATCGACACCCTGGATTACTCGGGTCAGGGATTCAATCAAGGATCGAAGGTCGTCATTGCTGCCGCTGGGAAACCACGTCGAGAATTGGGCACGGAAGTGCCGAGTGAAATCAATTGGCCCAGCGGCGTGCGAAACGTGCGAGTGTGCCTACCGGGTGTGTTGGCGGTCGAAACGGTCGACGATTGCCTGTGCCCACCGACCGATTCCACAATCGGTGAGAAACTGCAAACGTTTCCATTGATCGTTGTTGTAGACGATGCCGACTTCACCGCTCGCACGTTGAACAATTTTCTGTGGGTCACCTTCACCCGTGCTAACCCGGCGACGGATATTTCCGGTTTCGATCAATTTATTGAGCACAAACATTGGGGGTGTCGCGGTCCGCTCGTGATCGATGCCCGCATCAAACCGCACCACGCGGCGCCATTGATCGAAGATCCCGAGGTCACGAAACGAGTTGACCAACTCGCCGCTCCCGGCGGTCCGCTGCACGGGATCATCTGA
- a CDS encoding GntP family permease produces the protein MDPTTYNIVILAVGVAVVLGGILLLRLHAFLALIFAGLLVAAMTTPQMLGEYAAQKGLSPGAVESLQKQTIGARVAEAFGNTAAKIGILIAMASIIGKCLLDSGAADRIVRSAMKFFGERLAPLAFVFSGFLLAIPVFFDTVFYLMIPLGKAARLRSGKNYLLYVLTIVAGGTMAHSLVPPTPGPLFVAEELGVDIGRMMIAGCCVGFFTVAYGFFHALMMNRFCELPLRESADFSLADAERAAQVDESELPPLLFSLLPIVLPVVLIGGYTISKPFLEGEWKSVAATLGDKNIALTISAALALLLLMWHKRTSRDELAEAVGKALSSGGVIILITSAGGAFGAMLQQTGVAGLIESISPSDPTIVICLAFFITTAIRSAQGSSTVAMITTVGILGGMVSQFSVDPVYLALAIGCGSKPISWMNDSGFWVITKMSGMTEAEGLKYISPMTAIMGLVGLIVTVIGAQVLPHPFG, from the coding sequence ATGGATCCAACGACCTACAATATTGTCATCCTTGCGGTCGGTGTGGCCGTCGTGCTCGGCGGCATTTTGCTGCTGCGGCTTCATGCCTTCCTGGCTTTGATTTTTGCGGGATTGCTCGTCGCCGCGATGACGACACCACAAATGCTCGGCGAGTACGCGGCTCAAAAAGGCTTGAGTCCGGGGGCGGTTGAGTCACTTCAGAAGCAAACAATCGGTGCCCGTGTCGCTGAGGCGTTCGGCAACACGGCGGCGAAGATCGGTATCCTGATCGCAATGGCATCGATCATCGGGAAATGTCTACTCGACAGTGGTGCCGCCGACCGAATCGTGCGATCTGCCATGAAGTTCTTTGGAGAACGACTCGCACCGCTTGCATTTGTGTTTAGCGGGTTTCTCTTGGCGATTCCAGTGTTTTTCGATACCGTTTTTTATCTGATGATCCCGCTCGGCAAGGCGGCTCGTTTGCGATCGGGCAAGAATTATTTGCTCTATGTGCTCACGATTGTGGCCGGCGGAACGATGGCTCATTCGCTGGTCCCACCGACGCCGGGTCCGTTGTTCGTCGCCGAAGAACTGGGTGTGGACATCGGGCGAATGATGATCGCCGGTTGCTGCGTCGGCTTTTTCACCGTGGCCTACGGATTTTTTCACGCCTTGATGATGAACCGCTTCTGCGAACTACCGTTGCGGGAATCCGCGGATTTTTCACTCGCCGACGCCGAACGGGCGGCTCAAGTGGATGAATCGGAATTGCCACCACTTTTGTTCTCACTGTTGCCGATCGTGTTACCCGTGGTTTTGATCGGCGGCTACACGATCAGCAAACCATTTCTGGAGGGCGAATGGAAATCCGTTGCGGCAACGCTCGGTGACAAGAACATCGCGTTGACCATCTCCGCAGCCTTGGCATTGTTGCTTTTGATGTGGCACAAACGGACCAGTCGCGACGAACTCGCCGAAGCGGTCGGCAAAGCACTTTCGAGTGGCGGCGTGATTATTTTAATCACCTCCGCCGGCGGTGCTTTCGGCGCGATGTTGCAACAAACCGGCGTCGCAGGGTTGATTGAATCCATTTCCCCAAGCGACCCAACCATCGTGATTTGCCTGGCGTTCTTCATCACGACCGCAATCCGTTCCGCACAAGGGTCTTCAACGGTTGCCATGATCACGACCGTCGGAATTCTCGGTGGGATGGTGTCACAATTCAGTGTTGATCCCGTGTACCTCGCCCTCGCAATCGGTTGCGGTTCGAAGCCGATTTCCTGGATGAACGACAGCGGATTCTGGGTCATCACAAAAATGAGCGGCATGACCGAAGCCGAGGGGCTAAAATACATCTCCCCCATGACCGCCATCATGGGATTGGTTGGACTGATCGTCACTGTGATCGGCGCCCAAGTGCTGCCGCATCCATTTGGTTAA
- a CDS encoding ankyrin repeat domain-containing protein, whose translation MENQLFDICVERNPDPGDQRSRIVAAIEGGVDIHATDKNGVTALHHAVRFRSPMAVQALIEHGADVNHACRRNGSTPLHRAVTQTGAPGTAGRTQQAKEIVEQLLSAGADPSIANKTGKIPADYTQDSDIQQMLDNARQS comes from the coding sequence ATGGAAAACCAGCTTTTTGATATTTGTGTCGAACGTAATCCCGATCCCGGCGATCAGCGAAGTCGGATCGTTGCGGCCATCGAAGGAGGAGTCGATATTCACGCGACAGACAAAAATGGCGTGACGGCGTTGCATCATGCCGTGCGATTTCGTAGTCCGATGGCGGTCCAAGCATTGATCGAACACGGTGCCGACGTGAATCATGCTTGCCGTCGAAACGGCTCGACACCCCTGCACCGTGCCGTCACTCAAACCGGTGCGCCAGGAACTGCCGGTCGAACGCAGCAAGCGAAAGAAATCGTCGAACAACTCTTATCCGCCGGAGCCGATCCCTCGATTGCCAACAAAACGGGTAAGATTCCAGCTGACTATACTCAAGACTCGGACATCCAACAGATGTTAGACAATGCTCGTCAAAGCTAG
- a CDS encoding (Fe-S)-binding protein, protein MRIGLFIPCYVDQFYPNVGMATVEVLERYGRAKFSDLTFDFPEAQTCCGQPMANVGCVQETAPLAKRFLEIFKDYDYVVCPSGSCTAMVRHHYEDYLAGQPGFEELKSKTFELCEFLHDVLQVEQIEGKFPHQVGLHNSCHGLRELRLGSDSERVTEPFSKVRKLLEGLEGITLSDLTRPDECCGFGGTFAVSEEAVSCMMGEDRIHDHEQAGTEVLTAADMSCLMHLSGLINRRKKPIQVMHVAEIFASSMNDA, encoded by the coding sequence ATGCGAATCGGTTTATTCATTCCTTGTTATGTCGATCAATTTTACCCAAACGTGGGTATGGCCACCGTTGAGGTGTTAGAGCGTTACGGACGCGCGAAGTTCTCGGATCTTACGTTCGACTTCCCCGAAGCCCAGACGTGCTGTGGACAGCCAATGGCAAACGTGGGCTGTGTGCAAGAAACAGCACCGCTCGCGAAACGGTTTCTTGAGATCTTCAAAGACTACGACTATGTCGTGTGTCCATCGGGAAGTTGCACAGCGATGGTGCGGCATCACTATGAAGACTACCTAGCCGGGCAACCGGGTTTCGAGGAACTGAAGTCTAAAACCTTCGAACTCTGTGAGTTCCTGCATGATGTCTTGCAAGTCGAGCAAATCGAAGGCAAGTTTCCTCACCAAGTTGGACTCCACAATAGTTGTCACGGCCTGCGGGAACTGAGACTCGGCAGTGATAGCGAACGTGTCACCGAGCCATTCAGTAAAGTGAGAAAACTATTAGAAGGTCTAGAAGGAATTACACTTTCGGATTTGACGCGGCCCGATGAGTGTTGCGGCTTTGGCGGCACGTTTGCCGTGAGTGAGGAAGCGGTCTCGTGCATGATGGGCGAAGATCGTATCCACGACCATGAACAAGCCGGCACGGAAGTGTTAACTGCAGCGGATATGTCTTGCTTGATGCATTTGAGTGGTCTGATCAACCGTCGCAAAAAGCCGATCCAAGTGATGCACGTCGCAGAAATCTTCGCATCGAGCATGAACGATGCGTAA
- a CDS encoding DUF1559 family PulG-like putative transporter → MRKLWSVLFALTMLIPLGCADKQEGDNPETAENAGGEAHGGGETGGSTHGGGEAEPATLMVSVPKAVSELGYVPTDAALLISFQPQDILNSPLMAEMDDPSRMQLNMGLTMFEAQSGIKPENIERVSVAMWPGKSGLMPPNAAQMGVPEMDAGVIIRLSQPFQLDDLKIKAEQMGQAVKEAKVGDISYLSLESGQPPVALAMPDANTLVIGTTTGMTSLLGPKTKGELLTSIDGSAMDQTFAVVARFNPFRKELKQLAENAPRMPDAPDATELAENLDGLIIAADYDKGFKLRTKVDAKNAETVQELKSQFDQLREQLGQAKDGQMATLKEQYNEELAGEMKQLADQVYESLQANVDGDSMTISLAVPESAQETMQKAKEFMVKRMRNSNNAKQLALGFHNYHDTFQQSPFVSPDPDNQSEKLSWRVRLLPFLEQANLYDQFKLDEPWDSEHNKALLEKMPEFYKVSDDAKPGYTQFVASKGKGMTIEEGKKNRIRDVTDGTSNTFLFVTVKPEHAVPWTAPDDLDVAIDKIEDTMKKLGGVRDGFIAAFWDGSVSTLKTENIKPDTLKALFTIGGGEIVNWEDYDPEAAAEFDLSDDVDFDFDEPEKTGADVEAVPDTELKPIEE, encoded by the coding sequence ATGCGCAAGCTCTGGTCTGTACTATTTGCTCTCACAATGCTGATCCCGTTGGGATGTGCCGACAAGCAAGAGGGGGATAACCCCGAGACCGCCGAAAACGCTGGTGGCGAAGCTCACGGCGGCGGAGAAACCGGTGGCTCGACGCACGGGGGCGGAGAAGCCGAACCCGCAACACTGATGGTGTCGGTTCCGAAGGCGGTTTCGGAACTCGGATACGTCCCGACCGATGCGGCGTTGTTGATCTCGTTCCAACCGCAAGACATTCTGAATAGTCCGCTGATGGCGGAAATGGATGACCCCTCTCGGATGCAACTCAATATGGGGCTCACCATGTTTGAGGCCCAAAGCGGGATCAAACCGGAAAACATCGAGCGGGTTTCGGTCGCAATGTGGCCTGGCAAATCAGGACTGATGCCGCCAAATGCCGCTCAGATGGGCGTTCCCGAGATGGACGCGGGCGTCATCATTCGATTGAGCCAACCGTTCCAACTTGATGATTTGAAAATCAAGGCCGAACAAATGGGTCAGGCCGTCAAAGAAGCGAAGGTTGGCGATATCAGCTACCTGTCGCTGGAAAGTGGACAGCCACCCGTCGCACTTGCGATGCCGGATGCGAACACCCTGGTCATCGGCACAACCACTGGGATGACGTCGTTGCTTGGTCCCAAGACAAAAGGGGAATTGTTGACGTCCATTGATGGCAGTGCGATGGATCAGACTTTCGCAGTGGTGGCACGATTCAACCCCTTCCGCAAAGAGTTGAAACAGCTTGCGGAAAACGCTCCGCGGATGCCCGATGCTCCCGACGCCACCGAATTGGCGGAAAACCTCGACGGCCTGATCATCGCCGCGGATTATGACAAAGGTTTCAAACTGAGAACCAAAGTCGATGCCAAGAACGCCGAGACCGTGCAAGAACTCAAAAGCCAATTCGATCAGTTGCGTGAACAACTCGGCCAAGCCAAAGACGGCCAAATGGCAACTCTGAAAGAGCAGTACAATGAAGAGTTGGCTGGCGAAATGAAGCAACTTGCCGATCAAGTCTACGAGAGTCTCCAGGCCAACGTCGATGGTGACTCGATGACGATTTCGCTCGCTGTTCCCGAGTCCGCTCAGGAAACGATGCAAAAGGCGAAAGAGTTCATGGTCAAACGGATGCGGAACTCGAACAATGCTAAGCAACTTGCTTTGGGTTTCCACAACTACCATGACACGTTTCAGCAGTCGCCGTTTGTTAGTCCTGATCCAGACAATCAAAGCGAAAAGCTCAGTTGGCGAGTTCGGCTCTTGCCATTCCTTGAGCAAGCGAATTTGTACGATCAGTTCAAACTCGACGAACCATGGGACAGCGAACACAACAAAGCACTGCTTGAGAAGATGCCGGAGTTCTACAAAGTCTCTGATGATGCGAAACCGGGCTACACGCAGTTCGTCGCATCCAAAGGCAAAGGAATGACCATCGAGGAAGGCAAAAAGAATCGCATCCGCGATGTCACCGATGGAACCTCGAATACGTTTCTTTTCGTCACTGTGAAACCAGAACACGCTGTACCGTGGACAGCTCCCGACGACTTGGATGTGGCTATCGATAAGATCGAAGACACCATGAAGAAGCTCGGCGGTGTTCGCGATGGGTTCATTGCCGCATTTTGGGACGGCAGCGTTAGCACCCTCAAGACCGAGAACATCAAGCCAGACACCCTTAAAGCATTGTTTACCATCGGTGGTGGCGAGATTGTCAACTGGGAAGACTACGATCCCGAAGCCGCGGCGGAGTTTGACCTTTCTGATGATGTCGATTTCGATTTCGATGAGCCAGAGAAAACCGGAGCCGACGTCGAGGCGGTTCCAGATACCGAACTGAAACCGATTGAAGAGTAG
- a CDS encoding DnaA ATPase domain-containing protein, translating into MTPTFLTQAQPTGESFLILPENRFAWTALNRLANETGDAARMVFLEGPAGVGKSLAIRSILRQMQAADPELSVQRVTAAQWAAEFAEAAQKRSIPQFQKKYRELNVFVCEDLTGLSGRMETQQQLVSVIDELVRLDARMIFSSKSPPGGLIDFLPRLIDRWHGGIVAGVRRPSVESRERLLKHFAKLRDLSLSGEVIEEIATRCVGSPRELWGLLTQLEATARLHRQPITTDSVRRELSSDTRPPATTLSKIAKAVAKHFGVTLAGMRDTGRSAKIVRPRQCGMFLSRELTEEPLQSIAEFYGRRHHSTVLHAVKRVQNELVEEPSLRQHLDRIRTNLGVPGTA; encoded by the coding sequence ATGACCCCAACCTTTTTGACACAGGCCCAGCCCACTGGTGAATCGTTTTTGATTCTACCAGAAAATCGTTTTGCGTGGACGGCATTGAACCGTCTTGCGAACGAGACCGGTGACGCCGCTCGGATGGTCTTCCTGGAAGGTCCAGCCGGGGTCGGGAAATCATTGGCAATTCGCTCGATTCTTCGTCAGATGCAGGCTGCCGATCCGGAGTTGAGTGTTCAACGGGTGACCGCTGCACAATGGGCCGCCGAGTTTGCGGAAGCCGCTCAGAAGAGATCCATCCCGCAATTTCAGAAGAAGTACCGTGAGCTGAACGTCTTCGTTTGCGAAGATCTCACCGGGCTTTCAGGACGGATGGAAACGCAGCAGCAACTTGTCAGTGTCATCGACGAGTTGGTTCGACTGGATGCTCGGATGATTTTTTCCAGCAAGTCTCCACCAGGCGGGTTGATCGACTTTCTACCCCGATTGATTGATCGTTGGCACGGGGGAATTGTGGCGGGGGTGCGGCGACCGTCGGTGGAAAGCCGCGAACGGTTGCTCAAGCACTTTGCGAAACTGCGAGACCTGTCGCTTTCCGGGGAGGTCATCGAGGAAATTGCTACCCGCTGTGTCGGATCGCCTCGGGAACTCTGGGGATTGCTCACGCAATTGGAGGCCACCGCAAGACTTCATCGTCAGCCAATCACGACGGATTCCGTTCGTCGCGAACTGAGTTCCGACACGCGGCCGCCAGCCACCACGCTTTCCAAAATCGCGAAAGCGGTGGCCAAGCATTTCGGAGTGACACTAGCGGGCATGCGGGACACAGGACGTTCCGCGAAGATCGTTCGTCCTCGGCAATGTGGCATGTTTTTGTCTCGCGAATTGACCGAAGAACCACTGCAATCCATCGCCGAATTCTACGGACGACGCCATCACAGCACTGTGTTGCATGCCGTGAAACGTGTGCAAAACGAACTTGTTGAAGAGCCATCCCTCCGGCAACATTTGGATCGCATCCGTACCAACTTGGGTGTACCGGGAACCGCCTGA